The DNA sequence GTCAGCGCTCCTCCGCCGCCAGCTCGAACCACACCGTCTTGCCCGTGCCGTGCGTCCGGACTCCCCAGGCGTCGGCCAGGGCCTGGACGAGCAGCAGACCACGCCCGGAGGTCGCCGCGCCCTCGTCGGCGCACCGGCCCCCGTCCGTCCGCACCCCGCCCTCCCGGGCCGGTGGCCCGGCGTCGGACGCGCGGAGCACCGGGCGCCGGGGCAGCGTGTCCCGCACCTCCACGCGCAGCAGCCCCTTGACGACGGCCGACGGGCCAACGCCGAGCACGGCCGTCACCACCGCGCCGCCGTCGGTGTGCACCAGGGCGTTGGTCACGAGCTCGCTCGTCAGCAGCTCGGCGGTCTCCGCCCGGCCGGGCGCGCCCCAGTGGACCAGGAACCGGCGCAGCCCCGCCCGTACCCCCGCGACCGCCGCCAGATCGTCGCGCCCGAGCCGTCTTTCCCAGGAGGGCTCGCTCTCCCCGCCGTTCACCTCGTTCCGAGCCGTGACGCCCGCGGACCCTTCCCGACCTTCGCGGTTCCCCGCGCCCAACCAGTGTGCAGTCCGCCGCTTCATCTCCGTTCGCCCCGACCCCTCCCCGGCGCCCCGGCATCGAACAGGCTCACGGCAAATGCATGCCCCGCCTGCACAGAAACGACTCCTGTTGAGTCATCAACTTGAGTATCGACATAGCGATGCGGTGGAAATGCGAGAACCTCTCGCGCGCACGGCACCGGCGGAACGCGCCGGTGGCGCGCCGGAATTCGATCTCCGGACAGGGCCACCGGAGACCGAAGGGAAAGGCCGCCCTCCCGTGCTCTCCTACGCCTCCCAGATCGCGGCGGCCGTACGGTCGTCCGCGTACCCCTTGACACGCAGCTGCGCGTCGGACAGGAACTCGGCCAGCCCCGGCGGCTGCGCGCGCGTGCCCCACCGCTCGGCGAGGGCGTCGGCCAACGCCGGCTCCCCGCGCAGGGGTTCGGCGAGGCCGGCGCTGCAGAGCAGCAGGGCGTCACCGGGCCGGGCGACCGCGGCCCGGAACCGGAAGGGTTCGGTCGGCACCTCCTCGGGGTCGATCACGGGGGTCGTGCCGGGGGTGGGGATGCCCAGGTCGACGGTGATGCGGTCGTCGCACAGCGCGTCGCCGCCGGGGCCGTCGGCCCCCTGATCGGCGCCGGCCGGGCGCGGCGCCGGGTCGAGGTCCTGCCAGGCGCCCTCGCGGAGCCGGAACAGCCCGCCGCCGCCCACACCGAAGAACACGCGGGTGCGGCACCGGGGATCGGCCGGCAGCAGCAGGCAGCGCAGGGCGGCGGTGTACTCGGCGGGCGGCAGGCCGAGTTCGGCGGCGCGGGTGCGGAGGCGGCCGTACGACCGGTCGGTGAGCCGGTGCAGCCCGGAGCGCAGTTCCCCGCGCCGGCCGGCCCGGATGTCCTCCCCCAGCCGGGCGTGGCTGCGCCCGACCGCGCTGCCCAGCCAGGCGCAGATGTCCCGCGCCGCCCGGTGCGCGCCCTCGGCCGCGCGGGCGCCGCTCGCCACCGCGACGAGCAGCACCGCCCCGTCCCCGCTCCCGAACCGGGCGGTCAGCAGCGCGTCCCGCCGCGGCTCGCCGCGGTAGCGCGCGGAGTCGCCGCGCAGGGAGACGGCCCGCAGCGTCATGGCACCGTACCGGGCGCCGTCGAGGACGGTGTCGGGTACGAGGTCCTCCAGCCCGCCCGGGTCCGCGGCGGGCCAGGCGGTCGGCTCGGCCTCGTAGGTCGGCGGCCCCTGGCCGACGTATTCCTGCGCCCGCGGCCGGACGCCTTCCCGGTGCCGCGGCCGGGGCACCTGCGGCACCACGGCGGCCTCCAGCGACGCGGCCGACTCGCACGCCATCGGAGGATCCGACGCGAAGGCCCCGAAGGTGCCGGACGCATCCGGGGTCGCGGGGGGATCGGAGGCGTCCGACGGCCCCGACGCCTCCGCCACTTCCGGCGGGCCGGCGGCGATGTGGGGTGTGGGGACATGGGGAAAGGTGTGGACTTCGGGAACCCGGGGCGCGCCGATGAGCGCGGAGAGGTCGGGGAGGGTGGGGAGTTCGGGACGGGCAGGGTGATCGGGG is a window from the Streptomyces mobaraensis genome containing:
- a CDS encoding ATP-binding protein, with the protein product MNGGESEPSWERRLGRDDLAAVAGVRAGLRRFLVHWGAPGRAETAELLTSELVTNALVHTDGGAVVTAVLGVGPSAVVKGLLRVEVRDTLPRRPVLRASDAGPPAREGGVRTDGGRCADEGAATSGRGLLLVQALADAWGVRTHGTGKTVWFELAAEER
- a CDS encoding protein phosphatase 2C domain-containing protein, whose product is MACESAASLEAAVVPQVPRPRHREGVRPRAQEYVGQGPPTYEAEPTAWPAADPGGLEDLVPDTVLDGARYGAMTLRAVSLRGDSARYRGEPRRDALLTARFGSGDGAVLLVAVASGARAAEGAHRAARDICAWLGSAVGRSHARLGEDIRAGRRGELRSGLHRLTDRSYGRLRTRAAELGLPPAEYTAALRCLLLPADPRCRTRVFFGVGGGGLFRLREGAWQDLDPAPRPAGADQGADGPGGDALCDDRITVDLGIPTPGTTPVIDPEEVPTEPFRFRAAVARPGDALLLCSAGLAEPLRGEPALADALAERWGTRAQPPGLAEFLSDAQLRVKGYADDRTAAAIWEA